One genomic window of Mercenaria mercenaria strain notata chromosome 2, MADL_Memer_1, whole genome shotgun sequence includes the following:
- the LOC128549721 gene encoding uncharacterized protein LOC128549721 — protein MLFVLLVFSSVLFVLLVYISILFVLLVFSSVLFVLLVYISMLFVLLVFSSVLFVLLVYISMLFALLVFSSVLFVLLVYISMLFVLLVLSSVLFVLLVYISILFVLLVFSSVLFVLLVYIAMLFALLVFSSVPFVLLVFSSMLFVLLVFSSVLFVLLVFSSMLFVLLVFSSTLFVLLVFSSVLFVLLVFSSMLFVLVVYIFMLFVLLVFSSMLFVAGVQFHAVCVTSVHLHAVCVTGVQFHAVCCWCSVPYAVCVASVQLHTDMKMEGVRDRP, from the exons ATGCTGTTTGTGTTACTGGTGTTCAGTTCAGTGCTGTTTGTGTTACTGGTGTACATTTCCATACTGTTTGTGTTACTGGTGTTCAGTTCAGTGCTGTTTGTGTTGCTGGTGTACATTTCCATGCTGTTTGTGTTACTGGTGTTCAGTTCAGTGCTGTTTGTTTTGCTGGTGTACATTTCCATGCTGTTTGCGTTGCTGGTGTTCAGTTCAGTGCTGTTTGTGTTACTGGTGTACATTTCCATGCTGTTTGTGTTGCTTGTGTTAAGTTCAGTGCTGTTTGTGTTACTGGTGTACATTTCCATACTGTTTGTGTTACTGGTGTTCAGTTCAGTGCTGTTTGTGTTGCTGGTGTACATTGCCATGCTGTTTGCATTGCTGGTGTTCAGTTCAGTGCCGTTTGTGTTACTGGTGTTCAGTTCCATGCTGTTTGTGTTGCTGGTGTTCAGTTCAGTGCTGTTTGTGTTACTGGTGTTCAGTTCCATGCTGTTTGTGTTACTGGTGTTCAGTTCCACGCTGTTTGTGTTGCTGGTGTTCAGTTCAGTGCTGTTTGTTTTACTGGTGTTCAGTTCCATGCTGTTTGTGTTGGTGGTGTACATCTTTATGCTATTTGTGTTACTGGTGTTCAGTTCCATGCTGTTTGTTGCTGGTGTTCAGTTCCATGCTGTTTGTGTTACTAGTGTACATCTCCATGCTGTTTGTGTTACTGGTGTTCAGTTCCATGCTGTTTGTTGCTGGTGTTCAGTTCCATATGCTGTTTGTGTTGCTAGTGTACAGCTCCATACT GATATGAAGATGGAAGGAGTTAGAGACAGACCCTGA